ttGAGTGGGCGAGTGAGTGAATGCCGGAACGGACGGACATTAGAGTCGATTATCAACAATATATATTCGAGTCTAGTGGATGTTAATGTGAGTGAGTGACTGATTGACTTGCTTGACCGACTGACAAACTGACAGACTGAGTTcgagtgggtgagtgagtgagcgagttagttagtgagtgagtgggtaGGTGCGTAAGTGAATGAGTGACTGAACAACTAGCTTTGCAGTGTCGTAGTCTGAACGGACGCATTCTGCTGAAAACACCACGTAGTTTTATTCTTGACCTGTAGCCCAAGTGTTCATTTCTAATTCCCATATTAGTCTGCAAAAACACCAGTATAACAAATAAACTTTGCGTCGTGAAGAACTTTGAAAAGCATCAGTAACACAAAATCATATACAAACtacatacctacatacctaCAAGATGATTTGTTCCACGTTGTGAACACATAAATAGTAACACAGCCTACATCTTTCTGAAACAAGCTTTCGAGCATTTTCTGTGTTATGTTCGTGAGTAGCCAGGCTGCGTTTCCTCCAAGGAAACCAGACCACGCTCTCCTTACAATCATGGATTCACTTCAGGGTTTAAACTGAAAACAAACTGAAGCCATCTGAGTAGCTTAGCAAACTCTAAATCCCTAATGGATCCTGCACTGAGCACAGAGCGCTTGCTGCAAAGCATCGTATATTCACCTACATGTACAATCCCAAATCTGACATTTCTTGACGCAATCATGGCTACAGACATCAACTTTCTAAGGACAAGAAACCAACACTAAGCTGTGTTTTGGGAAGAGTTTTgttttaacctttttttttaagttcaTTTAAGaaccacacaacaaaatggtCAAAGCTCTCTCGTAATTGTATGACAACAGTTTGACTATTTCTAAGCTGTGAATCAAATTTTCGCATTGTAACCATTCTGTGTCAGAGTTTTGCCTGTGAATGTCAAAATCTCTTCGTCGGCTGGCTTATCAATTCCAAAAGTTATGTATCCCTTCAGCGTTTATAATTATAGCAACATCGGTCCAATTATACCGCTCTTATTACAGCCGAAACCTCCTAGTCTGTACACACTTATTTCATCCTCTTTTGGCCTGAATGAATCACTTAGCTCTGCTTGCATTATGTTTTATTTCCTTATCACACAAGGAAAGAGCCATTTCACGGCAGTTCCATCTTCGGTTCAGCTCTTTTATCAGAACTAGAAGCCTTTCAAACTGTCAAGCTTCAAGCCCTCCGATCTGCCACAATTAATGATTGGAAGAGACTGGTACAATCCCCAATtgcaaacatacattacacacaAAAGAAACACCTCGATCTCCTGTAAGCTAATCTTCAAACCCTATGATGATCTGCCACAGTGATTTTAAAAGACTCAAACTGATTCCCCCAAAACATGAAATAAACGCAAAAGTGACATTTCAATCTCCTTCTAGCACGAGCACTGCATGTGGTTCTTCGCCGGCGCCGTGATGATGGAAGCTTTGATCTCCCAACTGATCGTCTGCACATTGGTGGGAATCGTCTTCGGATAAATCCTGGAGATCCTGTACCTGCAGTAACAGGGAGCGGACCCTTCGAATGTTTTAATGTCGCGTTTGGGGATTTCACACTCGCCGTCGTCATCCGTCACTGGCGGGCAATTTATGTTGTCTACGTCATCAAGAATTGTCTTCCGGCAGACGCAGTAGGGTCTCTTGTTGTACGGTGTAGCCCACGTGGAGTCGCACCTGGCCATGACGTAATTGCACTTCCGGAAGTTGGTGCACGCTTGGCCGGTAGAGAGCGCTGTTGTAGGAAATTTTCTGGttggataaaaaacaaaacagatggTACAAACAGGTAAAATGGTAAatctaaaaaagaaaatgaCAATTGGTGAAAGTCAACCAAGAACCAAAGGCAAAAGCAAACAGCAGTGAGCCAAGAAATGAATAGAGAGGGGGAAATCAAACCACATGGTAGAAGGAAATAACTCTCTAAAATCATTCTACAACATAGTTACACAGTAGATCTTTCTAAACCGCGAACCCAATCGTGACTGAAATAAAGCCATATCTCTGAGCAAGGGATACAAGTATGACCGGAGATCAGGGAAACAAGATAAACATTTTACAAACTACCTTTTCAAAGGAGATAGACAGACGAGAAAACTGACTCACAGTCGTATGAAAAGAAAGTAAGCTTACTTCTTGATTAATCTTCAAACAACctatccctcccacccccatccctctccccCAACCTTATACTACTTACGGACACGGATTGTTGGAGCATGCAGGTGAGTCTGATGGAAGAGTCGTGTTGTCTCCACAAACCTTCGACACTgtcaaaacaaatatatatacaacaaaCGTATCTGCTAACATTGCATTGAGTCAATACGCAAATTCGGGATACAATTTCGAAAGAGCATAAAAGTCAAACTATTGGATCAACAATCTAGAAACTGCGTGAATCGATCACCCATCATCTGAAGGAAATGTACACCAAATGTGAAGTAATTCACTAAATCATGCAGAAGTCAttagcatttttgtgggttaggttttgttttaattggggggggggggtcaccctgtactttaTTGCTTTTATGTTCATTCCTGTCTTTGATGACACCAAAACTCTCAACCGCTCCAACGCTTACCTTT
This Littorina saxatilis isolate snail1 linkage group LG17, US_GU_Lsax_2.0, whole genome shotgun sequence DNA region includes the following protein-coding sequences:
- the LOC138953003 gene encoding uncharacterized protein; the protein is MDWPHQFAVQLESQGFSQILAIDDVTQRYVIEINRNEHFNLYIIVDFPKRQHYYVIMEKGENSGITNVVEKSVLYCESSPFASDFNGLFTSSSTLRDGGKTYREQISGRTATLDADYVNAPYTVSATLVAVLNGSCAALMKDQLFEWNSKVSKVCGDNTTLPSDSPACSNNPCPKFPTTALSTGQACTNFRKCNYVMARCDSTWATPYNKRPYCVCRKTILDDVDNINCPPVTDDDGECEIPKRDIKTFEGSAPCYCRYRISRIYPKTIPTNVQTISWEIKASIITAPAKNHMQCSC